CGAAATATTCCGATGTCTTTGGACAATGGTTGTGTGATCAGGTCGCTCAGGATCAACGTTTGCTGGCAATTACCCCAGCGATGTGCGAAGGTTCGGGCATGGTGAAGTTTGCCAAGCAGTATCCGCAACGTTTCTTTGATGTGGCGATTGCCGAGCAGCATGCGGTGACTTTGGCAGCGGGGATGGCCTGTGAAGGTTTAAAACCTGTTGTTGCGATTTACTCAACCTTCCTGCAACGCGGCTATGACCAGTTGATCCATGACGTGGCTCTGCAAAATCTGGATGTGACCTTCGCGATCGACCGGGCTGGCCTGGTTGGTGAGGATGGCCCAACGCATGCGGGTGCTTATGATTACGCCTATATGCGTACCGTACCCAACATGCTGATTATGGCACCGAAAGATGAAAACGAATGTCGTCAAATGCTGCATACTGCCTATCTTTATCCAGGACCTGCAGCAGTGCGTTACCCACGTGGACAAGGGACAGGGGTGGAAATTCAACAACAAATGACCGCGCTGGACATTGGTAAAGCGGAGATCCTTGCGGAATTCCATCCACAACAGGACGAGCAGATTTCTATTCTGGCGTTTGGTAGCCGTGTTACTGTGGCATTACAAGCCGCAGAGCAGCTTGCTCAGCTGCGTGAAGTGGGTGTACGTGTGGTGAATATGCGTTTTGTTAAACCGCTGGATGAAACACTGATTCAACAGCTTGCTGAACATACCAGTTTGTTTGTGACCGTAGAAGAACATGCGGTCATGGCAGGTGCAGGTAGTGCGGTCAATGAATATTTGGCACAAGCTCAAATTGTCAAACCGGTACTGAATCTTGGATTGCCCGATTCATTCTTGCCACAAGCAACCCATGCACAGATGCTTGAGGATTGTGGTCTTGATGCCATTGGAATCCAAAAAGCCATAGAAAAAGCCTGGTTAAAGCTTGTACAGACAGCCTGAAGCCCTGCTTTAAATTTTTCGCAACATTTTTTCCCTAAAAGTGCATTCATTTGTTAAAATGTATGCGCTTTTATGCATTATTCTTTGTCAAAATCTTCAAAATTTGTAGTGGGTGTTCAATGGAACCTATGGTGGTGATGGCTGCGCGTGCGGCTCAAACAGTTGGTCAAGAGCTTTTAAAAGCACATCAGAATCGTCATAAACTCGATCTACAGGTAGAAGATAAAGGCATCGATGGTCCGGTAACACGTGTAGATCGCTATTTAGAGCAGTTGACCATTGATACGCTGCGTAAAAGTTATAAAAATCATAGTTTCCTTGGTGAAGAGTTTGGTTTTCAGGAAGGTAAAGGTCACGATGCAGACTGGTGCTGGGTGATTGATCCACTGGATGGTACACAAAACTTCATTAACGGCTTTCCGCATTTCTGTATTTCTATTGCTGTACAACACAAAGGGATCACTCAACATGGTGTGATCTATGATCCGGTACGTGATGAGATGTTCTCTGCCAGCCGTGGTCGTGGTGCGGTGATGAATCAGCGCCGTATTCGTGTCAATGTTAAAGATAGCTTGGCAAATACTTTCCTGGCGGTAGGTCATCCGTACCGTGCTACGCGTAATGGTGAAGTGGTCTCTTACGCTGAACAGCATTTTGCAAGTTTGTTGGCCGTCACCAAAGCGGGTGCACATATCCGTCGTGGTGGTTCTGCAGCCTTAGACTTAGCTTACGTGGCTGCGGGTCGTTTTGATGGTTTCTTTGAACTCGGTTTGAAACCTTGGGATATCGCTGCTGGTGAACTTTTAGTGAAAGAAGCGGGCGGTACACTGGTTGATGCGCGTGGGGGTACAGATTCAGCAGACAATGGTCAAGTTCTGGCATGTTCAATGAAAATGTTGAAACCTTTGATGCAAGCTGTTGTCCCTGCTTGGGCGGATGCAGCCAAATAAATTGATGCGCTGAAAAATATTTACGAAAGCCCTCAAAATTGAGGGCTTTTTTCATGTATGTAGGTACGTGTAATGTGTAATTGGTCAAGCTTTGTAAAATAATCGCAAAAGCGCATGACATTTGTCTTTTTTCTGTTATACTCCGCCGACGCACTTAAATTTCCGTTCATTACCTGAACATTATCTTCTAATCATTGTGTATGCGCGTACTGTCCATAGAGAGGACGATTCCTCGCGCCCCAATCGCTTAAGCGATTCCTTCAGGTTACGGCTGCAATCATGCGTGCGTTTAATCCACATCGTCGTTACACGGATCGCCGCTGAATCCTATTTTTCAGCTCTAGTCGCTGTGCCGCATTTTGCCGATGTCCATACTGTATTTATAATGGAGCACCCATTTAGGGTGAACACTCTCTATGAGCAAAACTTTTGCTGATTTTTCTTTGCATGAATCCCTTACTCAAGCCCTTGCAGACTTGGGTTTTACAGCCCCAACTCCTGTACAAGAACAAGCGATTCCTGCTGCGCTAGAAGGCAAAGACCTTTTAGTTTCAAGCCAAACCGGTTCAGGTAAAACCGCTGCCTTTTTACTTCCAACATTAAATGCTTTGGCAGGTCAAGACACCTTCGTTCCATTCAAAGAGCGTATGCGTGCTGTCACTCAACCGAATATTTTGGTGATCTCACCAACACGTGAATTGGCACAACAAGTCAGCCAAGATGCGATTGCCTTTGTACGTCACATGAAAGGTGTGCGTATTGCAGCGATTATGGGTGGTATGCCATTCGCTAAACAAATCCAACAGCTTAAAGGCGCTCAAGTTGTCGTTGCGACACCAGGCCGTTTACTTGACTTGGTCAACCGTCGTCAGATCAAGCTTGATAAAGTAGATGCTTTAATCGTAGATGAAGCAGACCGTATGCTTGATCTTGGTTTCGCTGAAGACTTGGAAGCTATCAGCGAATTAGCAGCGAACCGTAAACAAACTTTGATGTTCTCTGCAACGTTTGCTGACCGTATTATCCGTCTTGCTGAATGTATGATGCAGGATCCGCTACGTATTGCAATTGAAACAGGCCATTCAACCAATACCGATATTACCCAGACATTGCACTGGACAGACGGTTTCGAGCACAAGAAAAAGTTGCTCACCCACTGGTTAAATGATGAAACTTTAGATCAAGCGGTTGTGTTTGCCAGCACACAAGAAGACACTGATATGCTAGCGGAAGAGTTGGCGGAAGCAGGTCACTCTGTGGTTGCACTACACGGTGCTATGCCACAAACCGTACGTAACCGTCGTTTACGCAGTATCCGTGAAGGTCGTGCAAAAATTCTGGTTGCAACTGACGTTGCTGCACGTGGTCTTGACGTACCAACAATTTCGCACGTGATCAACTTTGGCTTGCCGATGAAACACGAAGACTATGTACACCGTATCGGTCGTACAGGTCGTGCTGGTCGTACAGGTCAGGCGGTGACTTTGGCGACTTACCGTGAACGTGGCAAGATTCGTGCGCTTGAAGATTATTTAGAAGCACGTTTGGATGTGTCTGAAATTGAAGGCCTAGAGCCATCTCCGCCTCCAGCACGTTCTGGTCGTGGTGATGGTGGTCGTGGCGGTAATAAACGCCATGGTGGTGGTCGTGAAGGTGGCCGTGGTGGTTTTGGCGGTGGCCGTCGCTTTGAAGGTGAAAGCAACTTCAAGCGTCGTGAAGGTGGTCGTGATGACCGTCCACGCCGTAGCTTCGATGATAAACCACGTGGCGACCGTCCATTTGGTGAAGATCGTCCAAAACGTGATTTTGGTGACCGTCCAGCACGCCGTGAAGGTGGCTTTGGTGACCGTCCACAACGCAGCTTTGCTGACAAACCACGTGGTGAACGTCCATTCGGTGATGACCGTCCGAAACGTGATTTTGGTGACCGTCCAGCGCGCCGTGAAGGTGGCTTTGGCGACCGTCCACAACGCAGCTTTGGTGGTGAAGATCGTCCACGTCGCGAGTTCAATTCGGATCGCCCACGTCGTGACTTTGCTGACAAGCCTCGTTTTGACAGCAATGATGACAACCGTGGTAATCGTGTAGATTACAAACCACGTACTGGTGGCTTTAACAAACCGGCAGGTGAGCAACCACGTCGTTTTGGTGGTGAAGACCGTCCACGTCGTGAGTTCAATGCGGATCGTCCACGTCGTGACTTTGGCGACCGTCGTCGTAAATTCAACGACTAAAACGTGAAAGTTCAACAAAAAAACCAGTGTTTTTACACTGGTTTTTTTGTAACTGAAGGATTTCTATTGATCTCTATAAAATGTATACTACATCAAATTTTAAAGTAGAATATGAGAACTATGGATCTTAAAGTGAACCGTTTTGTGTGGCATGAATCGAAGCTCGGAGTATATATGCCTTATCTGTTCATTCTGCTTTTACTTGTCAATATTATTTATTTTCTTTATCAAATTTCTGCTTAATCTATTGTTTTTATAACAAAAAAATAAAAATCTCTTCTCTATTGACTCTTCCTTAACTGATGAGTTGACCTTTAGTCAGGCTATCGCTTTTATATGAAAGAGTAACAAATTTCCTGCCATTCAGGGTATAGTATGCGGGCTGAAAAAATGCAGGAAACCGCTCAGCCATGAATAATTCTACTGCGCTCCAGACCGATTCGCTGATTGAAGTCAAAAATTTGAGTTTCAAGCGCGGACAACGTGTCATCTATGACAATGTCAACATTCAAATTCGTCGTGGTCAGATTACCGCGATTATGGGACCCTCTGGCACCGGAAAGACGACCTTGTTACGCTTGATTGGTGGTCAGTTGATGCCAGAGCATGGGGAAGTTTTACTCGAAGGTAAAAACTTAAATCACATGTCACGTCAGGAACTGTTTGCTGCTCGTGCTCGTATGGGCATGCTGTTTCAAACGGGTGCGCTGTTTACCGATATTTCAGTTTATGAAAACGTTGCTTTCCCTTTACGTGCCCACACCCGATTACCTGAGAATCTGATTGCCGAACTCGTTGCATTGAAGCTCGAAGCAGTAGGATTACGTGGTACTGAACAACTCATGCCTGCTGAACTCTCTGGCGGGATGAATCGTCGTGTGGCCTTGGCGCGTGCGATCGCTTTAGATCCAGAATTGATCATGTATGATGAACCTTTTGCGGGTCAGGATCCGATTGTGAAAGGCGTATTAACCCGTCTGATCCGTTCTTTGCGTGAAGCTCTGGATTTAACCACCATTATTGTCTCGCATGACGTGCATGAAACCCTTTCGATTGCCGATTATATTTATATCGTGGCGGAAGGCGTTGTACAAGGTGAGGGGACGCCTGCTGAATTACAAGCGAGTGATATTCCTTTTGTTAAGCAGTTTTTGACCGGCTCGATGGAAGGTCCAGTGGATTATCAATTTAGCCATCAAGCGTATTTAAGTCATGAGGTGCGTGCATGAATGCCATTGCCTCCTTAGGCCGAAGCGTTATTGCAAGTGTCCAGGGGATTGGGGTAGCCACCCTGATGCTGGCACAAATTATTTTTTCCATGCCAACGTGGTTAGGCGTCCGGTTGTTTATCTACCAGATGTACCGGGTCGGTGTGATGTCACTGCTGATTATTGCAGTTTCTGGTCTGTTTATTGGTCTGGTTTTAGGCTTACAGGGCCATTCGATTCTGGTCAATATAGGCAGTGAGGCAATGCTGGGCACTATGGTTGCGTTAACCTTGTTACGTGAACTCGCGCCTGTAGTTACGGCCTTGTTGTTTGCGGGGCGTGCAGGTTCTGCCTTAACAGCTGAAATTGGCTTGATGAAAGCGACTGAGCAACTGGCCAGTATGGAAATGATTGGGGTTGATCCGCTGAAACGGATTGTCTCGCCACGTCTTTGGGCGGGTATCGTTAGCTTGCCAATGTTGACCGTGATCTTTTCTGCAATTGGTATTCTCGGCGGTAAAATGGTTGGCGTGGATTTCCTCGGTGTGGATGAAGGTTCCTTCTGGAGCGGTATGCAAAACAGCGTGGAATTTCACCATGATATCGTCAATGGCATTATTAAAAGTGTTGTGTTTGCCTTGATCTGTACCTGGATTGCTGTGTATCAGGGCTATGCCTGTGTCCCGACTTCTGATGGAATCGCGACTTCTACCACCCGTACAGTGGTGTATTCGTCATTATGTGTTTTAGGATTCGATTTTGTGTTGACTGCGGTCATGTTCGGAGGAATTAAATGAAGTCACGTACCAGTGAGCTGGCCGTCGGTATCTTTGTCATTATCTTCGGTGTTGCATTATTTTTCTTGGCCATGAAAGTCAGTGGTTTATCCGGTACTAACTTGCGTGACAGCTATACCTTGACAGCGACTTTTGACAACGTGAATGGCTTGAAACCGCGTGCCAAAGTAACCATGAGTGGTGTCACGATTGGCCGTGTTGAGGAAATTAGCTTAGATCCAGTGACTCGTTTGGCTACCGTGACTTTTGCCCTAGATGGCAAAATGACTTCATTCAATGCCGAGCAGCTAAAAACCGTGCAGAATAATGCACTCGAAGAGTTGCGTTACAGTTCTGAATATCAGCAGGCAACACCAGAAAAACAAAAAGCAATGGAACAGCAACAAATTGCGAACATGAAATCCATCACCAGTATTGATGAGGATGCTTATATCATGGTAGCGACCAATGGTCTGTTGGGTGAAAAGTATTTGAAAGTTGTACCAGGCGGTGGGCTTAACTACATCAAGCGTGGTGAGCGTGTAGCGAATACCCAAGGCACGATGGATCTTGAAGATTTAATTAATAAGTTTATTACCGGTGGTGCGAGCAAATCAGCGCAAGGTACTAATGCTGATCAAAGTGTAATCCCGGCAGAAACAACTGAAGCGTCTGAAGCACAAGCTTCATTTGTTGAATAAGCCTGAAAGGAGTAAGTTTAGTGAACACGTTGTTAAAACAAACACTCACGGCGAGTGTTCTATCAACCTTGATTGCAGGTAGCGTATTTGCTGCACCGGCAGAAGCACCGCCTGTGTTTATTAAACGTGTGGCTGACGGCTTGGTTGAGCGCTTAAAAGCAGACCGTAGCAAGTTGCAAAACAATCCGGCGGCTGTGAAAGCGATTGTGCGTCAAAAGCTTGATCCTTATGTTGATGCACAGGCTTTTACCCGCATTGTGATGGGAACTTATGCGACCAACCAATACAGTACGGCTGCGCAACGTGCACGTTTTGAACAAAACTTCCGTGAAACACTGATTGAAAACTATGGCGGAGCTTTTGCGAAGTATACGAATCAGACTTATAGTATTCGTCCGTATAAAGCGACCAACAGCAAATATCCAGTGGTAACCATCGACTTTATTGATGGTGGTGAAAAAACCCCGGTATCGTTCCAGTTGGCTGACAAAGGTAACCAATGGAAAATCCGTAACATCAACGTGGCTGGCATTGACCTAGGTCTACAGTTCCGTAATCAGTTTGCGGCAACGGTTAAACGTAATGGTAATAACCTTGATAAAGCAATTGCGAACTTTGAGCCGGATGCGGAAGCAGCGGTTAATGCAAATGGCAAAAAGAAATAATTGAAGTAGGTGTAGTGTGATTAAGTTGCTGAATCAGGAATTGGTACTGTCGGGAAAAATTGATTTTGCTAATGCAGAAGCGGTCTATCGTCAGGGACTTGGCTTGATTCAGTCCCAGTCACAATTTCCACTGGTGGTGAATCTGGCTGAGTTAGAGCAGGGCAATACCATGGTTCTAGCGGTGTTAGTGCAATGGTTGCGCAAAACCCCAAATGCCCAAGGCCTACAGTTCAAGGCTGTGCCAGAAAAAATGCTGAAAATCATTCAGGCTTGTCATTTGCAGGATGATTTACAGCTGATCGCCTAACAAGATTGCATCTAATAAAAAAGCACCGTCAGGTGCTTTTTTATTAGATCCATTTTTTCCAGCGGAAATATAACAGGGGGCCGACAAAGAATGAAATCAGAATACAAATCACGACCATGAAGCTAGTGGTGCCATGGGCAAAGGGCAAGACTTCCGTGTTCATCCCGTAAATACTGGCGATGAGCATAGGAGGTGCGAGCATACTCGGTAAAATCGAGAAGCGACGGATTGTGTCACTTTGTTCAGTGTTAATGAATCCTGATGTGGTATCGAGCAGGAAACGTACTTTCTGGAACAGGAATGCATCGTGTTCGACCAGTGAGCGGACATCTTCGCTGAGTTCGCGGATATCAGCATCATAAATATGACTGCCCAAAGCGCGTGGACGTGACAGAAAGGTTAGAACACGGCGTAGATCAATCAGGCACAGTTGAGCTTTCCCCAAGACATCTTCTTGTTGTGCCAGACGGGTAATCATGTCATCCAGATCGAGAATCTGTTCACGATGGTGGTTATTCAGCACTTCGGTAGAGTATTTTTCCAGATCCTTGTGGATATCTTCCAAGATATCCGCAAGCTCATCTAGTTTAGCCTCGAGCAAACCGAGCAGAATCCAGGTTGGCTCTTTATAATCCATTTCGTAATCATTGCGGCGAGCACGTGCACGGAAAGCCCGGAAGGCAACCAGCTTTTCACCCCGTAAGGTAAAGAGACGGTCTTTATGTAAAATGAAGGCAACAGTTTGTACGGTGGCCAACATATTACTGGCATCATCTGCTTCCGCCTCGACCTGATAATTTTTATTTTTGGTCAAGAAATACGTACTGATGTGTAAAATACC
This portion of the Acinetobacter sp. GSS19 genome encodes:
- the mlaE gene encoding lipid asymmetry maintenance ABC transporter permease subunit MlaE; this encodes MNAIASLGRSVIASVQGIGVATLMLAQIIFSMPTWLGVRLFIYQMYRVGVMSLLIIAVSGLFIGLVLGLQGHSILVNIGSEAMLGTMVALTLLRELAPVVTALLFAGRAGSALTAEIGLMKATEQLASMEMIGVDPLKRIVSPRLWAGIVSLPMLTVIFSAIGILGGKMVGVDFLGVDEGSFWSGMQNSVEFHHDIVNGIIKSVVFALICTWIAVYQGYACVPTSDGIATSTTRTVVYSSLCVLGFDFVLTAVMFGGIK
- the dxs gene encoding 1-deoxy-D-xylulose-5-phosphate synthase, with protein sequence MLYTEIPTQRPVTPLLDAIDHPQQLRQLEQSQLVQVADELRQYILYAAGQSGGHFGANLGVIELTVALHYCFNTPHDRLVWDVGHQAYPHKVLTGRREQLTTIRAKNGLAAFPAREESEFDTFGVGHSSTAISAGLGMSLARRYQNNPCEVVCVVGDGAMTAGMAFEAMNDAVAHDADLMVVLNDNDMSISCSTGGFAKHLAAIWEKGHFVNIDENGEAYIQPHPQWTYNSRLHQSATDAADNLFKAIGFDYFGPFDGHDVEQLVQVFNALKKRSGPRLIHVYTRKGKGFAPAEADPITYHAISKITATPFRKPVAKAAPKYSDVFGQWLCDQVAQDQRLLAITPAMCEGSGMVKFAKQYPQRFFDVAIAEQHAVTLAAGMACEGLKPVVAIYSTFLQRGYDQLIHDVALQNLDVTFAIDRAGLVGEDGPTHAGAYDYAYMRTVPNMLIMAPKDENECRQMLHTAYLYPGPAAVRYPRGQGTGVEIQQQMTALDIGKAEILAEFHPQQDEQISILAFGSRVTVALQAAEQLAQLREVGVRVVNMRFVKPLDETLIQQLAEHTSLFVTVEEHAVMAGAGSAVNEYLAQAQIVKPVLNLGLPDSFLPQATHAQMLEDCGLDAIGIQKAIEKAWLKLVQTA
- a CDS encoding inositol monophosphatase family protein; this translates as MEPMVVMAARAAQTVGQELLKAHQNRHKLDLQVEDKGIDGPVTRVDRYLEQLTIDTLRKSYKNHSFLGEEFGFQEGKGHDADWCWVIDPLDGTQNFINGFPHFCISIAVQHKGITQHGVIYDPVRDEMFSASRGRGAVMNQRRIRVNVKDSLANTFLAVGHPYRATRNGEVVSYAEQHFASLLAVTKAGAHIRRGGSAALDLAYVAAGRFDGFFELGLKPWDIAAGELLVKEAGGTLVDARGGTDSADNGQVLACSMKMLKPLMQAVVPAWADAAK
- a CDS encoding STAS domain-containing protein; its protein translation is MIKLLNQELVLSGKIDFANAEAVYRQGLGLIQSQSQFPLVVNLAELEQGNTMVLAVLVQWLRKTPNAQGLQFKAVPEKMLKIIQACHLQDDLQLIA
- a CDS encoding DEAD/DEAH box helicase, with amino-acid sequence MSKTFADFSLHESLTQALADLGFTAPTPVQEQAIPAALEGKDLLVSSQTGSGKTAAFLLPTLNALAGQDTFVPFKERMRAVTQPNILVISPTRELAQQVSQDAIAFVRHMKGVRIAAIMGGMPFAKQIQQLKGAQVVVATPGRLLDLVNRRQIKLDKVDALIVDEADRMLDLGFAEDLEAISELAANRKQTLMFSATFADRIIRLAECMMQDPLRIAIETGHSTNTDITQTLHWTDGFEHKKKLLTHWLNDETLDQAVVFASTQEDTDMLAEELAEAGHSVVALHGAMPQTVRNRRLRSIREGRAKILVATDVAARGLDVPTISHVINFGLPMKHEDYVHRIGRTGRAGRTGQAVTLATYRERGKIRALEDYLEARLDVSEIEGLEPSPPPARSGRGDGGRGGNKRHGGGREGGRGGFGGGRRFEGESNFKRREGGRDDRPRRSFDDKPRGDRPFGEDRPKRDFGDRPARREGGFGDRPQRSFADKPRGERPFGDDRPKRDFGDRPARREGGFGDRPQRSFGGEDRPRREFNSDRPRRDFADKPRFDSNDDNRGNRVDYKPRTGGFNKPAGEQPRRFGGEDRPRREFNADRPRRDFGDRRRKFND
- a CDS encoding MlaC/ttg2D family ABC transporter substrate-binding protein, which produces MNTLLKQTLTASVLSTLIAGSVFAAPAEAPPVFIKRVADGLVERLKADRSKLQNNPAAVKAIVRQKLDPYVDAQAFTRIVMGTYATNQYSTAAQRARFEQNFRETLIENYGGAFAKYTNQTYSIRPYKATNSKYPVVTIDFIDGGEKTPVSFQLADKGNQWKIRNINVAGIDLGLQFRNQFAATVKRNGNNLDKAIANFEPDAEAAVNANGKKK
- a CDS encoding ABC transporter ATP-binding protein, whose amino-acid sequence is MNNSTALQTDSLIEVKNLSFKRGQRVIYDNVNIQIRRGQITAIMGPSGTGKTTLLRLIGGQLMPEHGEVLLEGKNLNHMSRQELFAARARMGMLFQTGALFTDISVYENVAFPLRAHTRLPENLIAELVALKLEAVGLRGTEQLMPAELSGGMNRRVALARAIALDPELIMYDEPFAGQDPIVKGVLTRLIRSLREALDLTTIIVSHDVHETLSIADYIYIVAEGVVQGEGTPAELQASDIPFVKQFLTGSMEGPVDYQFSHQAYLSHEVRA
- a CDS encoding magnesium and cobalt transport protein CorA, yielding MLEAFYATERGSLEDATINGGFDLHSDLVWIDLIAPSQEEQQWVLDAYERNLPTLKSLEDISSSARFYRDDDGILHISTYFLTKNKNYQVEAEADDASNMLATVQTVAFILHKDRLFTLRGEKLVAFRAFRARARRNDYEMDYKEPTWILLGLLEAKLDELADILEDIHKDLEKYSTEVLNNHHREQILDLDDMITRLAQQEDVLGKAQLCLIDLRRVLTFLSRPRALGSHIYDADIRELSEDVRSLVEHDAFLFQKVRFLLDTTSGFINTEQSDTIRRFSILPSMLAPPMLIASIYGMNTEVLPFAHGTTSFMVVICILISFFVGPLLYFRWKKWI
- the mlaD gene encoding outer membrane lipid asymmetry maintenance protein MlaD; translation: MKSRTSELAVGIFVIIFGVALFFLAMKVSGLSGTNLRDSYTLTATFDNVNGLKPRAKVTMSGVTIGRVEEISLDPVTRLATVTFALDGKMTSFNAEQLKTVQNNALEELRYSSEYQQATPEKQKAMEQQQIANMKSITSIDEDAYIMVATNGLLGEKYLKVVPGGGLNYIKRGERVANTQGTMDLEDLINKFITGGASKSAQGTNADQSVIPAETTEASEAQASFVE